In Mycoavidus cysteinexigens, a genomic segment contains:
- the nuoG gene encoding NADH-quinone oxidoreductase subunit NuoG — translation MVELEIDGKKVEVPEGTMVIQAAQQVNTYIPHFCYHKKLSVAANCRMCLVEVEKMPKAVPACATPVAAGMMVKTRSEKAVKAQQAVMEFLLINHPLDCPICDQGGECQLQDLAVGYGKTQSRYSEEKRVVFHKNIGPLVSMEEMARCIHCTRCVRFGQEVAGVMELGMLGRGEHSEITAFVGQTVDSELSGNMIDLCPVGALTSKPFRYSARTWELARRKSISPHDSVGANLVVQVKGNRVMRVLPFENEAINECWLSDKDRFAYEALNSSERLTQPMIKQNGQWHEVAWHSALTYITEGLSKIKENHGAASIGALASPHSTLEELYLWQQLARGIGTENIDFRLRQIDFNQALPKAPWLGMALEDLSNLDSALIVGALLCNDHPLFAARLRQAAKAGAQINLLHALDDNALIPSAQRLIAAPSEWLEELAGIAVELAQAQGIAAPEGLHGVTPSAAARAMAARLNQPGLGARRALLLGNAVVQHPDFSLLYAVAQWIAQHTGAQLGFLTEAANTVGAHLVGAVPGAGGLPAAEMFKQARKAYLLLNVDANYDTANPAQARSALAQAEMVVSLSSFKHGLDYADVLLPVAPFTETAGTFINAQGTVQSFNGVVQALGEARPGWKILTALGKLLDLPGFSYDSPEAVRVAALGGIEVAAQLSNASPLAPSLEAKQVKPAAQNGGPVFERLPEVPIYHADPLVRHAESLQLTRTAQAAERVSLPTELFDQLGLTAGDIVRVSQGEYSVTMPALRDARLPQNVLRVPAATRASAQLAGLFGELQVERV, via the coding sequence ATGGTTGAATTGGAAATAGACGGCAAAAAAGTCGAAGTGCCTGAAGGCACGATGGTAATTCAGGCTGCACAGCAGGTTAATACCTATATTCCGCACTTTTGCTATCACAAAAAACTGTCAGTTGCTGCCAATTGTCGGATGTGTTTAGTTGAAGTTGAGAAAATGCCCAAAGCGGTGCCTGCTTGTGCGACGCCGGTAGCGGCTGGCATGATGGTTAAAACGCGCTCAGAAAAAGCCGTTAAAGCCCAGCAAGCCGTGATGGAATTTCTCCTGATTAACCATCCGCTTGATTGCCCGATTTGCGACCAAGGCGGTGAATGTCAATTGCAAGACCTTGCCGTAGGGTATGGCAAAACACAGTCGCGCTATAGCGAAGAAAAGCGCGTAGTTTTTCATAAAAATATTGGCCCGCTAGTCTCCATGGAAGAAATGGCGCGCTGCATTCATTGCACGCGCTGCGTGCGTTTTGGTCAAGAAGTGGCTGGCGTGATGGAGCTTGGGATGCTGGGCCGCGGCGAGCATTCTGAAATTACGGCTTTTGTTGGACAAACCGTCGATTCGGAATTGTCAGGCAATATGATTGACTTGTGTCCGGTGGGTGCTCTGACTTCAAAACCTTTCCGTTACAGTGCGCGGACTTGGGAGTTAGCGCGCCGTAAATCAATTAGCCCGCATGATAGCGTGGGCGCTAACTTGGTCGTGCAAGTCAAAGGCAACCGGGTGATGCGTGTTCTACCCTTTGAAAATGAAGCGATTAACGAATGTTGGCTGTCTGACAAAGATCGTTTTGCCTATGAGGCGCTCAATAGCAGCGAGCGCCTCACGCAGCCCATGATTAAGCAAAATGGGCAATGGCATGAAGTGGCTTGGCATAGCGCATTAACTTATATTACAGAAGGCTTAAGCAAGATCAAGGAAAATCATGGCGCAGCTTCAATTGGCGCGCTCGCCAGTCCGCATAGTACGTTAGAAGAGCTCTATCTATGGCAGCAACTTGCGCGTGGAATTGGCACTGAAAATATCGATTTCCGTTTGCGGCAAATTGATTTTAATCAAGCTCTGCCTAAAGCGCCATGGCTTGGCATGGCGCTTGAAGATTTATCAAACCTGGATAGCGCGTTGATTGTGGGCGCGTTGCTCTGTAACGATCATCCACTGTTTGCTGCGCGTTTGCGGCAAGCGGCAAAAGCCGGCGCACAGATCAATTTATTGCATGCGCTTGATGATAATGCACTGATTCCAAGCGCCCAGCGGCTGATAGCGGCGCCTTCCGAGTGGCTAGAAGAATTGGCTGGGATCGCGGTGGAGCTGGCGCAGGCACAGGGGATAGCAGCGCCTGAGGGATTGCATGGCGTCACGCCATCGGCTGCTGCCCGAGCGATGGCGGCGCGGCTTAACCAACCTGGGCTAGGCGCGCGGCGCGCGCTATTATTAGGTAATGCAGTGGTTCAGCATCCAGATTTTAGCTTGCTCTATGCGGTTGCTCAGTGGATTGCGCAGCACACTGGCGCGCAGCTCGGTTTTTTAACTGAGGCGGCGAATACAGTCGGTGCGCATTTGGTGGGCGCAGTGCCGGGAGCGGGCGGTTTGCCTGCGGCAGAAATGTTTAAGCAAGCGCGCAAGGCTTATCTCTTGTTGAATGTAGACGCTAACTATGACACGGCCAATCCAGCGCAGGCGCGTTCTGCGTTAGCCCAAGCTGAAATGGTGGTGAGCTTATCAAGCTTTAAGCATGGACTGGATTATGCTGATGTGTTGCTGCCCGTCGCGCCGTTTACCGAAACCGCCGGGACTTTCATTAATGCACAAGGTACCGTGCAAAGTTTTAATGGTGTGGTGCAGGCGCTAGGTGAAGCTCGTCCAGGTTGGAAAATCTTGACGGCACTGGGCAAATTGCTCGACTTGCCAGGCTTTTCTTATGACTCGCCTGAAGCTGTGCGGGTCGCTGCGCTGGGCGGGATTGAGGTTGCCGCACAGCTCTCTAACGCCAGCCCGCTTGCGCCATCGCTAGAAGCTAAGCAGGTTAAGCCAGCGGCTCAAAATGGCGGGCCGGTGTTTGAGCGTTTGCCTGAGGTGCCAATTTATCATGCTGATCCGCTGGTGCGCCATGCTGAATCATTGCAACTCACCCGTACCGCACAGGCCGCAGAGCGTGTATCGTTGCCCACCGAGTTATTCGACCAGTTGGGTTTGACCGCAGGCGATATAGTACGCGTCAGTCAGGGAGAATATTCGGTGACGATGCCGGCGCTGCGCGATGCGCGTTTGCCACAAAATGTGCTGCGGGTGCCAGCCGCAACTCGCGCCTCAGCTCAGCTTGCGGGCCTGTTTGGCGAGCTGCAAGTAGAAAGGGTGTAA
- the nuoF gene encoding NADH-quinone oxidoreductase subunit NuoF: MTCLHERHLQPLILAGLNGANWQLSDYVARGGYQQLKRILTEKIPPEQVIAEVKASGLRGRGGAGFPTGLKWSFMPRQFPGQKYLVCNSDEGEPGTFKDRDILRYNPHALIEGMAIAAYAMGITVGYNYIHGEIWQAYERFEQALEQARAAGYLGAHILGSDFSFELHAHHGYGAYICGEETALLESIEGKKGQPRFKPPFPASFGLFGKPTTINNTETFAAVPFLFALGGQTYLELGKPNNGGTKIFSVSGDVAKPGNYEVPLGTPFADLLACAGGMRDNAQLKAVIPGGSSAPVVPGAIMMQTDMDYDSIAQAGSMLGSGAVIVMNQTRCMVRALLRLAYFYYEESCGQCTPCREGTGWLYRVVHRIEHGKGAHNDLELLNSVAENIMGRTICALGDAAAMPVRGMLKHYWQEFEHHIEHKRCLVGQPVEAF, translated from the coding sequence ATGACGTGTTTGCACGAACGCCATTTGCAACCATTGATTCTCGCTGGATTGAATGGTGCTAATTGGCAACTCAGCGATTACGTTGCGCGTGGCGGTTACCAGCAATTAAAGCGCATTCTGACGGAAAAAATACCCCCTGAGCAAGTGATCGCTGAAGTTAAAGCTTCTGGTTTGCGCGGACGGGGTGGCGCAGGTTTTCCGACGGGGCTTAAATGGAGCTTCATGCCGCGTCAGTTTCCGGGCCAGAAATACCTGGTATGCAATTCTGATGAAGGCGAACCCGGCACTTTTAAAGATCGCGATATTCTGCGTTACAACCCCCATGCGTTGATCGAAGGTATGGCGATTGCGGCCTATGCGATGGGTATTACCGTTGGATATAATTATATTCACGGTGAAATCTGGCAGGCCTATGAACGTTTTGAGCAAGCGCTTGAGCAAGCTCGCGCGGCAGGATATCTAGGCGCTCATATTCTGGGCTCAGATTTTTCATTTGAGCTCCATGCGCATCACGGTTATGGTGCGTATATCTGTGGCGAAGAGACCGCCTTGCTTGAATCCATTGAAGGCAAAAAAGGTCAGCCGCGCTTTAAGCCGCCTTTTCCGGCAAGTTTTGGCCTATTTGGCAAACCGACCACGATCAATAATACCGAAACGTTTGCCGCTGTCCCATTTTTGTTTGCGCTGGGCGGACAGACCTATTTAGAGCTGGGCAAGCCAAATAACGGTGGGACTAAAATCTTTTCGGTCTCAGGCGATGTAGCTAAACCTGGCAATTACGAAGTGCCGTTAGGTACGCCATTTGCCGATTTATTAGCTTGCGCGGGCGGGATGCGTGACAATGCTCAGCTCAAAGCGGTGATTCCCGGCGGCTCATCAGCGCCGGTGGTGCCCGGCGCTATCATGATGCAAACGGATATGGATTACGATTCGATCGCGCAAGCGGGCTCTATGCTGGGCTCAGGCGCTGTGATTGTAATGAATCAAACACGTTGCATGGTGCGTGCGCTATTGCGCTTAGCTTATTTTTATTATGAGGAATCATGCGGCCAATGTACGCCATGTCGCGAAGGCACGGGTTGGTTATACCGCGTGGTGCATCGAATCGAGCATGGCAAGGGTGCTCACAATGATCTTGAGCTACTCAATTCAGTTGCTGAAAACATCATGGGCCGCACCATCTGCGCGTTAGGCGATGCGGCTGCGATGCCAGTGCGTGGCATGCTCAAGCACTATTGGCAAGAATTTGAGCATCATATTGAACACAAGCGCTGTCTGGTTGGGCAACCAGTAGAAGCTTTTTAA
- the nuoE gene encoding NADH-quinone oxidoreductase subunit NuoE, whose translation MLSAEALKEIDRALAKYPAEQKQSAVMAALAIAQDEQGWLSTEVMGFVADYLGMPAIAVQEVATFYAMYETAPVGVQKITVCTNLPCALSGGEAAADYLKHKLGIGFGETTPDGKFSLREGECMGACGDAPVLLVNNKRMCSFMSRDKIDQLLKELEQ comes from the coding sequence ATGCTCTCTGCTGAAGCTTTGAAAGAAATTGATCGTGCGCTAGCCAAATATCCGGCTGAGCAGAAACAGTCTGCTGTGATGGCGGCGCTTGCCATTGCGCAGGACGAGCAGGGTTGGCTCTCTACGGAAGTGATGGGCTTTGTGGCGGATTATCTTGGCATGCCGGCGATTGCGGTACAGGAAGTCGCAACTTTTTATGCGATGTATGAAACGGCGCCGGTTGGCGTGCAGAAAATTACCGTTTGCACAAATCTGCCTTGCGCTTTATCTGGCGGGGAAGCGGCCGCTGATTATTTAAAGCATAAGTTGGGGATTGGCTTTGGTGAAACTACGCCAGATGGCAAATTTAGCTTGCGCGAAGGCGAATGCATGGGTGCTTGCGGTGATGCGCCAGTGTTGTTGGTGAACAATAAACGAATGTGTAGTTTTATGAGCCGTGACAAAATAGATCAATTGCTGAAGGAGCTTGAGCAATGA
- a CDS encoding NADH-quinone oxidoreductase subunit D: protein MAEIKNYTLNFGPQHPAAHGVLRLVLELDGEVIQRADPHIGLLHRATEKLAETRTYLQSVPYMDRLDYVSMMVNEHAYVMAIERLLGITVPIRAQYIRVMFDEITRILNHLMWLGSHALDVGAMAIFLYAFREREDLMDVYEAVSGARMHAAYYRPGGVYRDLPDAMPQYKASKIRNAKALTKLNQARQGSVLDFIDDFSQRFPSCVDEYETLLTDNRIWKQRLVDVGVVSPERALQLGLTGPMLRGSGIEWDLRKKQPYEVYDQLDFDIPVGVNGDCYDRYLVRIEEMRQSTRIIRQCVEWLRHHPGPVMIDNTKVAPPKRLEMKSNMEALIHHFKLFTEGFCVPAGETYAAVEHPKGEFGIYLVSDGANKPYRLKIRAPGFAHLSALNEMAKGHMIADAVTIIGTQDIVFGEIDR from the coding sequence ATGGCAGAAATCAAAAATTACACGCTGAATTTTGGACCCCAGCATCCGGCGGCCCATGGCGTATTGCGGCTGGTGCTTGAGCTTGATGGCGAAGTCATTCAGCGCGCGGACCCGCATATTGGTTTGCTGCACCGAGCCACTGAAAAGCTCGCGGAAACCAGAACTTATTTGCAATCAGTGCCCTATATGGACCGTCTCGATTATGTATCGATGATGGTCAACGAACATGCGTATGTGATGGCGATTGAGCGGCTGTTGGGCATTACTGTGCCAATCCGCGCGCAATATATCCGCGTGATGTTTGATGAAATCACGCGCATTCTGAATCATTTAATGTGGCTTGGCTCACATGCGCTGGATGTCGGCGCGATGGCGATATTTCTTTATGCCTTTCGTGAACGTGAAGATTTGATGGACGTTTACGAAGCGGTGTCAGGCGCTCGCATGCATGCTGCTTACTATCGTCCAGGCGGCGTTTATCGCGATTTGCCTGATGCGATGCCGCAATATAAAGCGTCCAAAATTCGCAATGCAAAGGCGCTGACGAAGCTGAACCAAGCACGCCAAGGCTCGGTGCTGGATTTTATTGATGATTTTAGTCAACGTTTTCCGAGCTGTGTCGATGAATATGAAACCTTGCTGACGGACAATCGGATTTGGAAGCAGCGTTTAGTGGATGTTGGGGTTGTGAGTCCCGAGCGCGCGCTGCAACTGGGTCTCACTGGGCCGATGCTGCGTGGCTCAGGGATTGAATGGGATTTGCGCAAAAAACAGCCTTATGAAGTCTACGATCAGTTGGATTTTGATATTCCAGTGGGTGTCAATGGCGATTGCTATGATCGCTACTTGGTGCGCATTGAAGAAATGCGGCAGTCGACTCGCATTATTCGGCAATGCGTAGAGTGGTTGCGTCACCACCCAGGTCCGGTCATGATCGATAATACTAAGGTGGCGCCGCCTAAGCGGCTTGAGATGAAAAGCAATATGGAAGCGCTGATTCATCATTTTAAGTTGTTCACGGAAGGCTTTTGTGTGCCAGCAGGGGAGACTTATGCTGCGGTCGAACATCCGAAGGGCGAGTTTGGTATTTATTTAGTATCGGATGGGGCTAACAAACCCTATCGACTCAAAATTCGTGCGCCAGGTTTTGCGCATTTGTCAGCTTTAAATGAAATGGCAAAGGGCCATATGATCGCGGATGCGGTAACCATTATCGGTACGCAAGACATTGTCTTTGGTGAAATTGATCGTTAA
- a CDS encoding NADH-quinone oxidoreductase subunit C encodes MTNKLEALMANLETVFGADLRISHAFGQITAVVKASDYLSVMRQLRDEPSLRFEQLLDLCGVDYSACAEEAKSKLMADQVDPTLAPARFAAVLQLISITHNWRLCVKVFAPNNEFPVLPSIVQIWNSADWYEREAFDLFGLVFDGHPDLRRILTDYGFIGHPFRKDFPVSGYVEMRYDPEQKRVVYQPVTIEPREIIPRVIREDGYGGLKPGQPH; translated from the coding sequence ATGACAAACAAACTCGAAGCGCTGATGGCGAATCTCGAGACAGTATTTGGCGCTGATTTGCGCATCAGTCATGCGTTTGGGCAGATCACGGCCGTGGTGAAAGCCAGCGATTATCTTAGTGTAATGCGCCAACTACGGGATGAACCCTCGTTGCGTTTTGAGCAATTGCTGGATTTGTGCGGAGTCGATTATTCAGCTTGTGCCGAAGAAGCTAAGAGCAAGCTGATGGCGGATCAAGTCGACCCTACGTTAGCTCCTGCTCGTTTCGCCGCCGTATTGCAGCTTATCTCGATTACGCATAATTGGCGTTTGTGCGTCAAAGTGTTTGCGCCCAATAACGAATTTCCAGTTCTACCTTCGATTGTCCAAATTTGGAATTCGGCCGACTGGTATGAACGAGAGGCATTCGATTTGTTCGGTTTAGTCTTTGACGGGCATCCTGATTTGCGCCGGATTTTGACCGACTATGGCTTTATCGGCCATCCATTTCGCAAAGATTTTCCCGTGTCTGGTTATGTTGAGATGCGTTACGACCCTGAGCAAAAACGGGTGGTTTACCAACCCGTCACCATCGAGCCGCGCGAAATCATTCCGCGCGTGATTCGCGAAGACGGCTATGGCGGCTTAAAGCCAGGTCAACCTCATTAA
- a CDS encoding NuoB/complex I 20 kDa subunit family protein, which produces MSIEGALKEGFITTTADKLINWTRTGSLWPMTFGLACCAVEMMHAGASRYDLDRFGVVFRPSPRQSDVMIVAGTLCNKMAGALRKVYEQMAEPRWVISMGSCANGGGYYHYSYSVVRGCDRIVPVDVYVPGCPPTAEALIYGIIQLQAKITRTNTIAR; this is translated from the coding sequence ATGAGTATTGAAGGCGCCCTAAAAGAAGGGTTTATCACCACGACCGCGGACAAGTTGATTAATTGGACGCGTACGGGCTCGTTATGGCCGATGACGTTTGGTCTTGCTTGCTGTGCGGTTGAAATGATGCACGCGGGTGCATCCCGTTACGATTTGGACCGCTTTGGCGTTGTGTTTCGGCCTAGTCCACGTCAATCTGATGTGATGATTGTCGCGGGTACGTTATGCAACAAAATGGCAGGCGCTTTGCGCAAGGTTTATGAGCAAATGGCGGAGCCACGTTGGGTGATTTCAATGGGCTCATGCGCAAACGGTGGTGGTTATTATCATTACTCATATTCTGTGGTGCGGGGTTGTGATCGCATTGTGCCAGTTGATGTTTATGTGCCCGGTTGCCCACCAACGGCTGAGGCTTTAATTTACGGCATTATTCAGTTGCAGGCTAAGATCACGCGCACGAATACGATTGCGCGTTAG
- a CDS encoding NADH-quinone oxidoreductase subunit A produces the protein MNLTAWFPVLLFILTGVGLGMVLLGIGKVLGPKRPNSEKNAPYECGFEAFEDARMKFDVRYYLIAILFIIFDLETAFLFPWGVALRDIGWPGFLAMMIFLLEFVLGFAYIWRRGGLDWE, from the coding sequence TTGAACCTCACAGCCTGGTTTCCTGTTTTGCTCTTTATCCTCACGGGCGTAGGCTTGGGTATGGTACTGCTCGGTATTGGCAAAGTACTTGGCCCTAAGCGTCCGAATAGCGAGAAAAATGCACCTTACGAGTGCGGCTTTGAGGCATTTGAAGATGCGCGCATGAAATTTGATGTGCGTTATTACTTAATTGCAATCCTATTTATTATCTTCGATTTAGAAACCGCCTTTCTTTTTCCGTGGGGTGTTGCGTTAAGGGATATTGGCTGGCCGGGCTTTCTCGCAATGATGATTTTTCTGTTGGAATTCGTGCTCGGTTTCGCTTATATCTGGAGAAGAGGTGGGCTTGACTGGGAGTAA
- the bamC gene encoding outer membrane protein assembly factor BamC: protein MIQSTAILRTVACSIFVLALASCSSPNPSAIDYQGAAKSKPTPLVAPPDMAQTAARQRVPASDGVVTLSSYLHPERIAAPLEQALEPLVGMRIERKGSMRWLVVEQQTAQQLWPQIRQFWQEQGFSLTLDSPEQGLMETDWKETYAKIDQGMIRNTLAKALPSAYVTGERNRYRVRLEPRPQGGTHILLNQQGMHEVLIGRNKETSEWQNTPNDPVLEAEYLQRLMYALGPNKSKQAVAAQNPSASAAQPSAAAPASLSQIDFAEPFERVWLYVGYALERSNFTLETSNRAQGIYTVRYVESAALNAPQSGFWSQVFHGKKEKVAKQYKLRVRAMTQTTTNVAVVNEDGEVDVSPAAQRILALLADQLH from the coding sequence ATGATCCAATCTACTGCGATACTCCGTACAGTGGCGTGCTCGATATTTGTGCTGGCGCTAGCCAGTTGCAGCTCGCCCAATCCCAGCGCCATTGATTACCAAGGCGCAGCAAAAAGTAAACCCACGCCGCTCGTGGCACCGCCTGATATGGCGCAGACTGCGGCTCGTCAGCGCGTCCCCGCGTCTGATGGCGTGGTAACCCTCTCTTCCTATTTGCATCCTGAGCGAATTGCCGCGCCGCTTGAGCAGGCGCTTGAGCCATTGGTAGGGATGCGGATTGAGCGAAAAGGGAGTATGCGCTGGTTGGTCGTGGAGCAGCAAACTGCGCAGCAATTATGGCCGCAAATCCGTCAGTTTTGGCAAGAGCAAGGCTTTTCTCTAACGCTTGACTCGCCTGAGCAGGGTCTAATGGAAACGGATTGGAAAGAAACCTATGCCAAAATTGATCAGGGCATGATCCGCAACACGCTAGCCAAAGCATTGCCGAGTGCTTATGTGACCGGTGAAAGGAATCGGTACCGCGTGCGCCTGGAGCCGCGCCCGCAAGGGGGAACCCATATCTTATTAAATCAGCAGGGTATGCATGAGGTATTGATTGGTCGCAACAAAGAAACCAGTGAGTGGCAAAACACGCCAAATGATCCGGTGCTTGAGGCGGAATATTTACAACGCTTGATGTACGCGTTGGGGCCGAATAAGTCAAAGCAAGCAGTAGCGGCGCAAAATCCCTCAGCTTCTGCTGCTCAGCCAAGCGCGGCTGCCCCAGCCAGTTTGTCTCAAATCGATTTCGCTGAGCCATTTGAGCGGGTTTGGTTGTATGTAGGCTATGCGCTTGAACGCAGCAACTTCACGCTTGAAACAAGCAACCGCGCACAGGGCATATATACCGTGCGTTATGTTGAATCAGCAGCTTTGAATGCACCTCAATCTGGTTTTTGGAGTCAAGTTTTTCATGGCAAAAAAGAGAAGGTAGCGAAACAATACAAGCTGCGTGTGCGCGCCATGACCCAGACCACAACCAATGTGGCGGTGGTCAATGAAGATGGCGAGGTCGATGTTTCCCCAGCAGCGCAACGCATCTTAGCGTTACTGGCTGATCAATTGCATTGA
- a CDS encoding MdtA/MuxA family multidrug efflux RND transporter periplasmic adaptor subunit: MTAGKLLTDQTRFFMQGLKKLYGMRQRRILLLTLFALTLALLIWCGWLYLAHANAPAKGHSSSRLDSAQVQTVRVAHVTRGAMPIELNALGTVTPLASFTAKTQVAGRLMKVSFKEGQFVQKGNLLAQIDPRPHQINLQNAQGVLAKDQALLKQAQADLKRYQILLKQDSISAKQVADQASLVEQYRGIVQADRAQVDQYQLNLTYCRITSPINGRVGLRQVDVGNYVQPSDANGIVVITQMQPTSVIFSLPEDTLPTVLKRLRSTQKLPVSAYDRNRSTVLETGYLKTIDNQIDPATGTVKLRAHFANQNDMLYPNQFVNINLLVDTLDGVTIVPSSAIQNGSIGTYAYVINPDNTVSVRTLKTGPVKAEYTSIKTGLTPGERVVIDGADRLREGTKIAVAPSQPA, translated from the coding sequence ATGACCGCCGGAAAACTCCTTACAGATCAAACGCGTTTTTTTATGCAAGGGCTTAAGAAGTTGTACGGTATGCGGCAGCGGCGCATCTTATTGCTCACCCTTTTCGCGCTCACGCTCGCGCTACTCATCTGGTGCGGATGGCTCTATTTAGCTCACGCCAATGCACCCGCTAAAGGACATAGCAGCTCACGCCTAGACAGCGCTCAAGTACAAACCGTACGGGTGGCGCACGTCACGCGCGGCGCAATGCCAATTGAACTCAATGCGCTAGGCACCGTCACTCCGCTCGCCAGCTTCACCGCAAAAACGCAAGTCGCAGGCAGGTTGATGAAAGTCTCTTTCAAAGAAGGGCAATTTGTGCAAAAAGGCAATTTGCTCGCGCAAATTGACCCTCGGCCGCATCAAATTAATTTGCAAAATGCGCAAGGCGTGCTTGCCAAAGATCAGGCTTTACTCAAACAAGCGCAAGCAGACCTTAAACGCTACCAAATTTTGTTGAAACAGGATTCAATCTCCGCCAAGCAAGTCGCAGACCAAGCCTCTCTCGTCGAACAGTATCGGGGTATCGTGCAAGCGGATCGGGCTCAGGTCGACCAGTACCAACTGAATCTAACGTATTGCCGCATCACCTCCCCGATTAACGGCCGCGTTGGCTTACGGCAAGTTGATGTGGGTAATTATGTACAACCGAGCGATGCCAACGGCATCGTCGTGATTACTCAAATGCAGCCGACTAGCGTTATTTTTAGCTTGCCGGAGGACACGCTACCCACCGTCCTCAAACGTTTGCGCTCCACGCAAAAGCTACCGGTTTCTGCTTATGATCGCAACCGCAGCACAGTACTTGAAACGGGTTATCTGAAAACCATCGATAATCAGATTGATCCAGCGACCGGCACGGTAAAATTGCGGGCACATTTCGCGAATCAGAATGATATGCTCTACCCAAACCAGTTCGTTAATATTAATCTACTGGTTGATACACTAGATGGCGTAACTATTGTACCTAGCTCAGCCATTCAAAACGGTTCGATCGGTACCTATGCGTATGTCATCAATCCCGATAACACGGTCTCCGTGCGCACCCTTAAAACTGGCCCAGTTAAAGCCGAGTACACGAGCATCAAAACCGGCTTGACGCCAGGGGAACGGGTCGTGATTGACGGCGCAGACCGCTTGCGCGAAGGCACAAAAATCGCTGTTGCACCCTCCCAACCGGCATGA